In Planctomicrobium piriforme, a single genomic region encodes these proteins:
- a CDS encoding PspA/IM30 family protein, with the protein MAYFSRLTDIVTCNLSSLLSRCDDAEGALEGIIREMKEGVAGAERCVKTSHANVARLEEEIAEHRAATSKWIARAQDCLKQNNEAPARECLERKHEVEDLIAGLEQQLQAAVGTRDHLQTMLCALQARMADACRRLKELRGECASLSEAAGILPTASLASGTTARPSRVDAELEELRRQLNQG; encoded by the coding sequence ATGGCGTATTTCAGCCGATTGACCGATATCGTGACCTGCAACCTGAGCTCCCTGCTGTCGCGGTGCGACGACGCCGAAGGTGCTTTGGAAGGCATCATTCGCGAAATGAAGGAAGGGGTCGCCGGCGCGGAACGCTGCGTCAAAACGTCACACGCCAATGTCGCTCGCCTCGAAGAGGAAATCGCCGAACACCGTGCCGCGACATCAAAATGGATCGCCCGGGCACAAGACTGTCTCAAGCAGAACAACGAAGCGCCTGCCCGGGAGTGTCTGGAACGCAAGCACGAAGTGGAAGACCTGATCGCCGGACTCGAGCAGCAATTGCAAGCTGCCGTCGGCACTCGAGACCATCTTCAGACCATGCTGTGTGCGCTACAGGCGCGGATGGCCGACGCTTGTCGCCGACTGAAAGAACTGCGGGGCGAATGTGCGTCGCTCAGCGAAGCAGCCGGCATTCTCCCGACGGCATCTCTGGCGTCAGGCACAACGGCTCGACCGAGTCGGGTCGATGCCGAACTCGAAGAACTCCGCCGCCAGTTGAACCAGGGCTGA
- a CDS encoding RNA polymerase sigma factor — protein sequence MTDDELMIRIQSGDDQAFSELVDRYQSMLIGFFMRNTRDLQLSEDLAQETLLKVHHQSWDYLPLGRFRGWMFRIARNHLIDNVRRRSHDALVRSLRQSSNAEEDVLARFADEFRPPEHDMEQQEFVALIDELLDEIPEDQRQTFLLHHYSDLSLPEVADITDVPLATSKSRLRLAREKLAEKLKARGVNPPPVDDD from the coding sequence ATGACTGATGACGAGCTGATGATCCGGATTCAGTCAGGCGACGATCAGGCGTTCAGCGAACTCGTCGACCGGTATCAGTCGATGCTCATCGGGTTCTTCATGCGAAACACCCGCGATCTCCAACTGTCGGAAGACCTGGCGCAGGAAACACTGCTGAAGGTGCACCACCAGTCGTGGGATTACCTGCCGCTGGGGCGTTTTCGAGGCTGGATGTTCCGGATCGCCCGGAACCACCTGATCGACAACGTGCGGCGGCGGTCGCACGACGCGCTGGTGCGGTCACTCAGGCAGTCGTCCAATGCTGAGGAAGACGTGCTGGCCCGTTTCGCTGACGAATTCCGCCCGCCGGAACACGATATGGAACAGCAGGAATTCGTCGCTCTGATTGATGAACTTCTGGACGAGATCCCCGAAGACCAGCGGCAGACGTTTCTGTTGCACCACTATTCGGACCTGAGCCTGCCAGAAGTCGCCGACATCACCGACGTTCCCTTGGCGACCAGCAAAAGCCGGCTCCGGCTGGCACGGGAAAAACTGGCTGAAAAACTGAAGGCGAGGGGAGTGAATCCTCCGCCGGTTGACGACGATTGA
- a CDS encoding tetratricopeptide repeat protein: MLQTIEPSIAAVDAAAAELKMPSQSDKAFFRKAWPFLVLALLTVAAYLGTFRNDFVDYDDDRYLTANPVVQRGLSLRGVWYAFTTFDTGNWIPLTWLSFELDASLFGLHPAGFHGVNLLLHTINVLLLYVWLKRLSISTGCSLAAAAIFAVHPLHVESVAWMSERKDVLSTLFLLLVVLQYQRFAERPNRQRYLLALGFFLLGLLAKPMLITVPALLFLLDFWPLRRCQDWTLDRVQRSVPAVSLRQLCLEKLPFALLATALLVVTFFAQRSDLSFVDTRVHPWPARLANAVCSGAWYLEKTFWPTSLCIYYPLDFGNIDTLQVAWSAGLLGLITLAAIGFARQQPGMLFGWLWFVVSLAPVIGLVQIGAQAHADRYTYVPHLGLCVALGFAAMSLLARWPRTKIFQAVGACTIVVVCSILTFRQVDTWRDSRTLWTHANETAPDNWMALFHLSIDRLQARQPATARELIQQSIEIQPGNPDTRAILGKTYLNEQRWDEARQVFLENLSQLPRHRDSLIGMAVVCHACREYRDAEGYLLVARDVDPINSYVLMQLGLLYAQAEKTDAALEQFDAVLRLVPRNIAALKAAGQVLARAGRTDAAIVRFQAALKVLPQDPESHVALARLFDAQGDLSSSERHADAARRLTTTKPRSKIVQTSGVMGQ, from the coding sequence ATGCTGCAGACTATCGAGCCGTCGATTGCCGCCGTTGATGCAGCGGCTGCTGAACTGAAGATGCCGTCGCAGTCCGATAAAGCGTTCTTCCGAAAAGCCTGGCCGTTTCTGGTGTTGGCCCTGCTGACGGTCGCGGCCTACCTGGGCACCTTCCGGAATGACTTCGTCGATTACGACGACGACCGCTATCTGACCGCGAATCCTGTCGTCCAACGTGGGCTTTCTCTCCGGGGCGTCTGGTATGCATTCACGACGTTCGACACCGGCAACTGGATTCCGCTGACCTGGCTGTCGTTCGAACTCGATGCTTCGCTGTTCGGACTGCACCCCGCAGGTTTCCATGGAGTGAATCTGCTGCTGCACACCATCAACGTCCTGCTGCTGTATGTCTGGCTCAAACGGCTCAGTATCAGCACTGGCTGCAGTCTCGCGGCGGCGGCGATCTTTGCGGTGCATCCACTGCATGTCGAATCGGTCGCTTGGATGTCGGAACGCAAGGATGTGCTGAGTACGCTCTTCCTGTTGCTGGTGGTACTGCAGTATCAACGGTTTGCCGAACGACCCAACCGACAGCGGTATCTACTGGCGCTGGGATTCTTTCTACTCGGCCTGCTCGCCAAGCCGATGCTGATCACCGTTCCGGCGTTGCTGTTCCTGCTGGATTTCTGGCCGCTGCGCCGCTGTCAGGACTGGACTCTCGACCGCGTTCAAAGAAGTGTCCCCGCTGTTTCGCTGCGACAGTTGTGTCTCGAAAAATTGCCGTTCGCCCTGCTCGCAACGGCCTTACTGGTCGTCACCTTCTTTGCCCAGCGCTCTGACCTTTCGTTCGTCGATACCCGCGTTCATCCCTGGCCGGCTCGTCTGGCCAACGCAGTTTGTTCTGGCGCCTGGTATCTCGAAAAGACTTTTTGGCCGACTTCGCTCTGCATTTATTACCCGCTTGATTTCGGAAACATCGACACTCTGCAGGTGGCCTGGTCGGCGGGGCTGTTGGGACTGATCACCCTGGCGGCCATCGGATTCGCCCGACAGCAGCCGGGGATGTTGTTCGGCTGGCTGTGGTTTGTCGTCTCACTGGCGCCAGTCATCGGACTGGTGCAGATCGGCGCTCAGGCACATGCCGACCGTTACACCTACGTTCCCCACCTCGGATTGTGTGTGGCGTTGGGATTCGCGGCGATGAGCTTACTGGCACGCTGGCCGCGGACAAAAATCTTTCAAGCCGTGGGAGCCTGTACGATCGTTGTTGTCTGCTCGATACTGACGTTCCGACAGGTCGACACCTGGCGCGATTCGCGAACCTTGTGGACGCATGCAAATGAGACCGCGCCAGACAACTGGATGGCACTGTTCCATCTCAGTATCGATCGGCTCCAGGCCCGTCAACCGGCGACAGCCCGCGAACTGATCCAGCAGAGCATCGAGATTCAACCCGGCAATCCTGACACACGGGCGATTCTCGGAAAGACTTATCTGAATGAGCAGCGGTGGGACGAGGCCCGGCAAGTCTTCCTCGAAAACCTGTCACAACTCCCGCGTCACAGGGATTCGCTCATCGGCATGGCCGTTGTCTGCCACGCTTGTCGGGAGTACCGCGATGCGGAAGGCTACCTGCTGGTGGCCAGGGACGTCGATCCGATCAACAGCTACGTCCTGATGCAGCTCGGGCTGTTGTATGCCCAGGCCGAGAAAACCGACGCCGCACTGGAACAGTTCGACGCCGTGTTGCGGCTGGTTCCACGGAACATCGCCGCACTCAAGGCCGCTGGTCAGGTGCTTGCCAGGGCGGGCCGAACCGATGCCGCGATCGTGCGATTTCAGGCCGCGCTGAAAGTTCTGCCACAAGACCCTGAGAGCCATGTGGCGCTTGCCAGACTCTTCGATGCACAAGGCGATCTGTCGAGTTCGGAACGCCACGCCGATGCTGCTCGTCGCCTCACGACCACAAAGCCCAGGAGCAAAATCGTGCAGACATCAGGCGTGATGGGACAATAA
- a CDS encoding DUF1501 domain-containing protein, translating into MSSSIKLSRRDLMRLLAAGYSATSLSGWLPLLARAHAAEIEKPRTCILLWMPGGPSQLDTFDPKPGHENGGEFAAIDTSVSGIQICEHLPQLARHMDQIALIRSMKTKEGDHSRATYHLRTGYRPGGPIQYPALGSLVANEYRELPGDLPHYVSILSDPFLNPAAYASGFLGPQFAPLQVGNSRGNRNAPASEYGAPLEVRDIALAPGISLERNLERMQLLEFTDGQFAKDRTGLPTASHAAAYQQAYRMMQSPAMKAFRLEEEPATIRDAYGKNRFGQACLLARRLVEVGVPFIEVALNGVDGGQLGWDTHQQNFASVKGLCQVLDAGCAALLSDLKGRGLLETTTIIWMGEFGRTPIINGMGGRDHFPNAWSVFLAGGGIRGGQVYGSTTEAGTEIKDSPVAVNQLFATILSALGLDPKKQNLSDVGRPIRLAEPEVEPIQQLLV; encoded by the coding sequence ATGTCCAGCAGCATAAAATTATCGCGACGCGACCTGATGCGGCTGTTGGCGGCAGGTTACTCCGCCACTTCGCTGTCAGGCTGGCTGCCGTTATTGGCACGGGCACATGCGGCTGAGATCGAGAAGCCGCGCACTTGTATCCTGCTCTGGATGCCAGGCGGACCCAGCCAGCTCGACACGTTCGACCCCAAGCCGGGGCATGAGAACGGGGGCGAGTTCGCTGCCATCGACACGTCGGTTTCCGGCATTCAGATCTGTGAGCACTTGCCCCAACTGGCTCGGCACATGGACCAGATCGCCCTCATCCGGTCGATGAAGACCAAAGAGGGGGACCATTCCAGAGCGACGTACCACCTGAGAACCGGATACCGCCCCGGCGGGCCGATTCAATATCCGGCGCTCGGGTCGCTGGTCGCCAACGAATACCGCGAACTGCCCGGCGACCTGCCCCATTATGTCAGCATCCTTTCCGATCCATTCCTCAATCCCGCAGCCTATGCTTCGGGGTTCCTTGGACCGCAGTTCGCCCCTTTACAAGTGGGCAACTCGCGCGGCAACCGCAATGCCCCCGCCAGTGAATACGGCGCGCCGCTCGAAGTCCGGGACATCGCATTGGCCCCCGGCATCAGTCTCGAACGCAACCTGGAACGGATGCAATTGCTGGAGTTCACCGACGGGCAGTTTGCGAAAGACCGCACAGGCCTGCCGACCGCCAGCCACGCGGCCGCGTATCAACAGGCGTACCGGATGATGCAGTCGCCGGCGATGAAGGCCTTTCGACTCGAAGAGGAACCAGCGACCATCCGCGATGCGTACGGGAAAAATCGCTTCGGTCAGGCCTGCCTGCTGGCGCGACGGCTGGTGGAAGTCGGGGTGCCGTTTATTGAAGTCGCACTGAATGGCGTCGATGGCGGGCAGTTGGGCTGGGATACCCATCAGCAGAACTTCGCCAGCGTCAAAGGCCTCTGTCAGGTACTCGACGCCGGGTGTGCCGCCCTGCTTTCGGATCTCAAAGGTCGCGGACTGCTGGAAACCACGACCATCATCTGGATGGGAGAGTTCGGCCGAACGCCCATCATCAACGGCATGGGGGGCCGCGATCACTTCCCGAATGCCTGGAGCGTCTTTCTCGCCGGCGGCGGCATCCGCGGCGGTCAGGTGTATGGCAGCACCACCGAAGCGGGAACCGAGATCAAGGATTCGCCGGTCGCCGTCAATCAGTTGTTCGCGACGATTCTTTCCGCTCTCGGGCTCGACCCGAAGAAACAAAATTTATCCGACGTCGGCCGCCCGATCCGCCTGGCCGAACCAGAAGTCGAACCGATCCAGCAATTGCTTGTGTAG
- a CDS encoding alanine racemase, protein MLIGCRQSELETPALCLDLDRFDDLLRTHASLWQQSGKQWRPGGLELLVPALAQRAIDFGAFGIDCGSVANACHQNRSARDLLVSTIVAGKPQLERVVELCRQADVTLLCDHYAQAEAISDICLTHQLRPKVLIEVNVGLNRSGVRPGTDARDLALGLERLKGIKLAGVAGNLGRIGREPARDEKWLRSRVALLTELRDALIGRIPVTPIVSVAATGSLSLLAEMSDVTEVRTGSLLDSETVEQHPLRILATVISRPKLERGVLDLGRSSLGGFEGHRVTAAANGRSLPDADITEIDEQITTLSLGPDAQNLVIGDTVLVSPAETQLALRLHSRLYGVRQGMVEAVWDMR, encoded by the coding sequence ATGCTGATTGGATGTCGCCAGTCGGAACTGGAAACGCCGGCGCTGTGTCTGGACCTGGATCGTTTTGACGATCTCCTGCGAACGCATGCCTCGCTCTGGCAACAGAGTGGAAAACAGTGGCGTCCCGGCGGCCTGGAATTGCTGGTTCCCGCTCTTGCTCAACGGGCAATCGACTTCGGCGCCTTCGGCATCGATTGCGGCAGCGTGGCGAACGCCTGTCACCAGAACCGTTCCGCTCGTGACCTGTTGGTCTCAACCATCGTCGCGGGCAAGCCGCAACTGGAACGGGTCGTCGAGCTGTGCCGTCAGGCTGATGTGACGCTGCTCTGCGACCATTACGCCCAAGCGGAAGCGATCTCTGACATTTGTCTCACGCATCAACTGCGTCCGAAAGTTCTGATCGAGGTCAATGTCGGTCTGAACCGTTCGGGAGTGCGGCCGGGTACCGATGCACGGGATCTCGCACTGGGGCTCGAACGACTGAAAGGAATCAAACTGGCCGGGGTGGCCGGCAACCTGGGGCGAATCGGACGGGAGCCGGCCCGAGACGAAAAATGGCTTCGCTCCCGTGTGGCCCTGCTGACGGAGTTGCGTGATGCACTGATTGGTCGAATCCCAGTGACACCCATTGTGTCTGTCGCCGCGACAGGTTCACTCTCCCTGCTCGCTGAAATGTCGGACGTGACAGAAGTCCGCACCGGCAGTCTGTTGGACTCCGAAACCGTGGAGCAGCATCCACTCCGAATACTGGCCACGGTCATCAGCCGCCCCAAGCTCGAACGGGGAGTTCTTGATCTCGGCCGCAGTTCGCTGGGAGGTTTCGAAGGCCATCGCGTGACCGCCGCTGCCAACGGGAGATCACTGCCTGACGCGGATATCACAGAAATTGACGAGCAGATCACCACGCTCTCGCTGGGCCCGGATGCACAAAATCTCGTGATCGGCGACACGGTGCTGGTGTCGCCCGCCGAAACTCAACTCGCGCTCCGCCTGCATTCCCGGCTCTATGGAGTACGGCAAGGAATGGTCGAGGCGGTTTGGGACATGCGTTAA
- the glmS gene encoding glutamine--fructose-6-phosphate transaminase (isomerizing), whose amino-acid sequence MCGIVGYVGARDVSNFLLEGLHRLEYRGYDSAGIAVLADGEIVIRKRTGRVQELAALLDEQPVTGTLGIGHTRWATHGAPCDKNSHPHIGGSGEVVLVHNGVIENYNQLRSQLQQIGYVFRTDTDTEAVAHLMAHHLEEQVKLGADVTAPATCLTALEITLRKLKGTYGLAVLFRDCPNMLIAARNGSPLVVGVGDGEYFLASDATPLIGYTEQVVYLADHELAILSPDGMEIRHRDTGRTSPSIRTLNQVSTDIELGDYAHYMLKEIFEQPNSIENAMRGRLDEDEATAKFGGLNLSSQQLRHIDRIVLTACGTSWHAAMVGEYLIEEFARIPVEVEYASELRYRNPPLNDRTMIFAITQSGETADTLAAMRECKRKGHPTLAICNVVGSSIAREADGGVYLHAGSEVGVASTKAFTSQVTVLTLLALFFGRMRHMSWQAGRNIIRELRTMPEHVERTLKCHDVVQEIADKYHRCSNFLYLGRLYNFPVALEGALKLKEISYIHAEGYPAAEMKHGPLALVDENTPSVFIVPKGGIYPKVISNLEEVKARKGPVIAIACEGDDRIADLADDVIYVPETDECLQPLVTSIPLQLLAYHIALLRGCNVDRPRNLAKSVTVE is encoded by the coding sequence ATGTGTGGAATCGTGGGATATGTTGGTGCCCGGGACGTTTCGAACTTTCTGCTCGAAGGTCTGCATCGCCTCGAATATCGCGGCTACGACAGCGCCGGAATTGCCGTGCTGGCCGATGGGGAAATCGTCATTCGCAAGCGGACCGGCCGCGTGCAGGAACTGGCCGCCTTGCTGGATGAACAGCCCGTCACCGGCACGCTCGGGATCGGTCATACCCGCTGGGCCACGCACGGGGCTCCCTGCGACAAGAACTCGCACCCCCACATCGGCGGCTCGGGTGAAGTCGTTCTCGTCCACAACGGCGTGATCGAAAACTACAACCAGTTGCGATCGCAGTTGCAGCAAATCGGCTATGTCTTCCGGACCGACACCGATACGGAAGCAGTCGCGCACCTGATGGCTCATCATCTAGAGGAGCAGGTGAAGCTCGGCGCCGATGTGACCGCCCCGGCAACCTGCCTGACGGCACTCGAAATCACGCTTCGCAAACTCAAGGGCACCTACGGCCTGGCCGTCCTGTTCCGCGATTGTCCCAACATGCTGATCGCGGCGAGGAACGGGAGTCCTTTGGTGGTCGGAGTCGGCGACGGGGAATATTTTCTCGCCAGCGACGCCACGCCGTTGATTGGGTACACCGAACAGGTGGTCTACCTGGCCGATCACGAACTCGCGATTCTCAGCCCGGACGGGATGGAAATCCGCCATCGCGACACCGGCCGCACATCCCCCTCGATCCGGACCTTGAATCAGGTCTCGACCGATATCGAACTGGGCGACTACGCCCATTACATGCTGAAGGAAATTTTCGAGCAGCCGAACTCCATCGAAAACGCGATGCGCGGCCGTCTCGATGAAGACGAAGCGACCGCCAAGTTCGGGGGTCTGAACCTCAGTTCACAGCAACTACGGCATATCGACCGCATCGTCCTCACCGCCTGCGGCACGAGCTGGCACGCAGCGATGGTCGGCGAATACCTGATTGAAGAATTCGCACGCATTCCGGTCGAAGTCGAGTACGCCAGCGAATTGCGTTACCGCAATCCGCCCCTCAATGACCGGACGATGATTTTCGCGATCACCCAGAGCGGTGAAACCGCCGATACGCTGGCCGCCATGCGGGAATGCAAACGCAAAGGCCACCCGACGCTCGCGATCTGTAATGTGGTCGGTTCCTCGATCGCCCGTGAAGCGGACGGCGGGGTGTACCTGCACGCCGGTTCGGAAGTGGGCGTCGCCTCGACCAAGGCCTTCACCTCACAGGTGACCGTCCTGACGCTGCTGGCCCTGTTCTTCGGCCGCATGCGACACATGTCCTGGCAGGCAGGCAGAAACATCATCCGCGAACTGCGGACCATGCCCGAACACGTCGAACGCACGTTGAAGTGTCACGATGTCGTGCAGGAAATCGCCGACAAGTATCACCGCTGCAGCAACTTCTTGTACCTGGGGCGGTTGTACAACTTCCCGGTCGCACTCGAAGGGGCGCTCAAGCTCAAGGAAATCAGCTACATCCATGCCGAAGGGTATCCCGCGGCCGAGATGAAACACGGCCCCCTGGCCCTCGTTGACGAAAATACGCCGAGCGTCTTCATCGTCCCGAAGGGAGGAATCTATCCGAAGGTCATCAGCAACCTCGAAGAAGTCAAAGCCCGTAAGGGTCCGGTGATCGCCATTGCCTGTGAAGGAGATGACCGCATCGCCGACCTGGCCGACGACGTCATCTACGTTCCCGAAACGGACGAATGCCTGCAGCCCCTGGTCACGTCGATCCCGCTGCAGCTCCTGGCCTATCACATTGCCCTGCTGCGAGGCTGCAACGTCGACCGTCCCCGTAACCTCGCCAAAAGCGTGACGGTCGAATAA
- a CDS encoding magnesium transporter CorA family protein produces MAVPAGQATAGNGLNDIKAPLPMRLRVFKITDEGTLELLPDQKLHASWQQDPVQRWIDIERPGETELADLLAPLGLPNNILKACLDPARTVRFISRRNAIYMEVAIHPGWDRPIKPYISVLCLKTTIITIHRDIEGGIDDHFRDLDSDSPFLVHNTLSLLYFLMVEIGARNVEAALDVREEAEAMEQATRADPITLDPRRIAALRQRVSHCAAVHDNNAYCAAALGTVENEVVHASHPPAIARETVRLSEMAGSLIEGAEAKVAAVQQEYELAVQHRLENRLRFLTIISAVFLPLTLISAVYGMNFNDLPAMHWEYGYLVVIGMMLTTAGVTGAFLYWRGWFE; encoded by the coding sequence TTGGCTGTCCCCGCCGGGCAGGCAACCGCCGGCAATGGTTTGAATGACATCAAGGCTCCGCTCCCCATGCGACTCCGCGTCTTCAAAATCACCGACGAGGGGACGCTGGAGCTGCTGCCGGATCAAAAGCTGCACGCTTCCTGGCAGCAGGATCCCGTGCAGCGCTGGATCGATATTGAACGCCCCGGCGAGACTGAACTGGCCGACCTGCTGGCGCCGCTCGGCCTGCCGAACAATATCCTCAAGGCCTGCCTGGACCCGGCGCGAACCGTGCGGTTCATCTCCCGCCGCAATGCGATTTACATGGAAGTCGCTATTCATCCCGGCTGGGACCGCCCGATCAAGCCGTACATCTCTGTGCTGTGCCTGAAGACGACGATCATCACGATTCATCGCGACATCGAAGGGGGCATCGACGACCACTTCCGCGATCTCGATTCTGATTCGCCATTCCTGGTTCACAATACGCTCTCGCTGCTGTACTTCCTGATGGTCGAAATCGGGGCGCGGAACGTCGAGGCGGCGCTCGATGTGCGAGAAGAAGCCGAAGCGATGGAACAGGCGACTCGGGCTGATCCGATCACGCTCGATCCCCGCCGCATCGCCGCACTCCGGCAACGGGTGAGCCACTGCGCGGCGGTCCACGACAACAATGCGTATTGCGCAGCGGCGCTAGGGACGGTTGAAAACGAAGTCGTGCATGCCAGCCATCCGCCGGCGATTGCACGCGAGACGGTCCGGCTTTCTGAAATGGCCGGCTCGTTGATCGAAGGGGCCGAAGCCAAGGTCGCCGCCGTGCAGCAGGAGTACGAACTGGCCGTGCAACATCGACTGGAAAACCGCCTGCGGTTCCTGACGATCATCTCGGCCGTGTTTCTGCCGCTGACGCTGATTTCGGCCGTCTACGGCATGAACTTCAACGACCTGCCGGCCATGCACTGGGAGTACGGCTACCTGGTCGTCATCGGCATGATGCTGACCACCGCCGGCGTCACCGGTGCGTTTCTCTACTGGCGCGGCTGGTTCGAGTGA
- a CDS encoding sulfate/molybdate ABC transporter ATP-binding protein, whose product MSITIRHITKKFGNFTALENVSLEVPSGCLLALLGPSGSGKTSLLRIIAGLEHADRGSILFQDEDVTRQAARDRGVGFVFQHYALFRHMTVFENVAFGMRVRKLPKAEVNERVHELLALVRLEGLGHRYPSELSGGQRQRVALARALAVRPRMLLLDEPFGALDAKVRQELRSWLRRLHEEMHVTTVFVTHDQEEAFEVADKVVVMRQGKIEQIGTPQQVFDHPATPFVMDFLGNVNVFHGRVQAGTAHVGPFQLAYDDYQHDEPREATAYVRPHELEIERSPSTTAALQGVVVQINPSGAVVKVRVRLDEFGLELTVDLVRDRAQLLALKLNDVVFVRPKSARVFMPEIEYSI is encoded by the coding sequence ATGAGTATCACGATTCGCCACATCACCAAGAAGTTCGGTAACTTCACCGCGCTCGAAAACGTGAGCCTGGAAGTTCCTTCGGGATGCCTGCTCGCGCTGCTGGGGCCCTCCGGTTCCGGCAAGACGAGTCTGCTCCGCATCATCGCCGGCCTCGAACATGCAGACCGCGGTTCGATCCTCTTTCAGGATGAAGATGTCACCCGACAGGCGGCCCGCGACCGCGGCGTCGGCTTCGTGTTTCAGCACTACGCCCTGTTCCGTCACATGACGGTGTTCGAAAACGTCGCCTTCGGAATGCGGGTACGCAAGCTTCCGAAAGCCGAAGTCAACGAACGGGTTCACGAACTCCTCGCGCTGGTGCGGCTCGAAGGACTGGGACATCGCTACCCGTCCGAATTGTCTGGCGGCCAGCGTCAACGCGTGGCGCTGGCTCGTGCGTTGGCCGTGCGTCCTCGCATGCTGCTGCTCGACGAACCATTTGGTGCTCTCGACGCCAAAGTGCGTCAGGAGCTTCGCAGTTGGCTCCGCCGGCTGCACGAAGAAATGCATGTCACAACCGTGTTCGTCACGCACGATCAGGAAGAGGCCTTTGAAGTGGCCGACAAGGTGGTGGTGATGCGGCAGGGAAAGATCGAACAGATCGGCACGCCGCAGCAGGTGTTTGACCATCCCGCCACGCCGTTCGTGATGGACTTCCTCGGCAACGTCAACGTGTTTCACGGCCGCGTGCAGGCCGGCACGGCACACGTTGGGCCCTTTCAGCTTGCGTATGACGACTACCAGCACGACGAACCGCGTGAGGCGACGGCCTACGTCCGCCCGCACGAACTGGAGATCGAACGCTCCCCATCGACGACGGCTGCTCTGCAAGGGGTCGTGGTGCAGATCAATCCAAGCGGAGCAGTGGTGAAAGTCCGCGTCCGGCTCGACGAGTTCGGACTCGAACTGACAGTCGATCTGGTCCGCGACCGCGCTCAGCTCCTGGCTCTGAAGCTGAACGACGTGGTGTTCGTGCGGCCAAAATCAGCCCGGGTGTTCATGCCCGAAATCGAATACTCGATCTGA
- the cysW gene encoding sulfate ABC transporter permease subunit CysW, translating to MQVKGHHHLTRVSSAAPGEPFWLRCILITATYAVVVGLILVPLVYVFYQALRPGLPTFWDNLFGDRDTRHAIWLTLTVAPIAVLLNTVFGVAAAWTITKFRFPGRTMLMSLLDVPFAISPVVAGLMFVLLFGMQGYLGPTFREWGLKVIFAWPGLVIATTFVTMPFIARELIPLMQSLGADEELAAVSLGANPWQLFWRITLPNIKWGLLYGVIQCNARAIGEFGAVYVVSGHIAGETDTMPLRVEKLFQEYNNPGSFAVAVLLTLMALSTLLGKVVLERYIAAQDAARFEETT from the coding sequence ATGCAGGTTAAAGGCCACCACCACCTGACTCGAGTTTCCTCGGCCGCGCCCGGCGAACCGTTCTGGCTCCGCTGCATTTTGATTACCGCGACCTACGCCGTCGTCGTCGGCCTGATTCTGGTGCCGCTCGTCTATGTGTTTTATCAGGCGCTGCGGCCCGGCCTGCCGACATTCTGGGACAATCTGTTTGGAGACCGCGATACTCGGCATGCCATTTGGTTGACGCTGACCGTGGCTCCAATCGCCGTGCTGCTGAATACCGTGTTTGGCGTCGCAGCGGCCTGGACGATTACCAAGTTCCGCTTTCCCGGCCGCACCATGCTGATGTCGCTGCTGGACGTGCCGTTCGCGATCTCACCAGTGGTCGCTGGTTTGATGTTTGTGCTGCTGTTCGGCATGCAGGGGTATCTTGGTCCCACGTTCCGCGAATGGGGACTGAAAGTGATTTTCGCCTGGCCCGGACTGGTGATTGCCACCACCTTTGTGACGATGCCGTTCATCGCGCGGGAATTGATTCCGCTGATGCAGTCGCTTGGAGCGGATGAAGAACTCGCCGCCGTCAGCCTGGGGGCCAATCCCTGGCAACTCTTCTGGCGGATTACCCTGCCGAATATCAAGTGGGGCCTGCTGTACGGCGTGATTCAGTGCAATGCGCGAGCGATCGGAGAGTTCGGTGCGGTGTATGTGGTCTCCGGTCATATTGCCGGCGAAACCGACACGATGCCGCTACGTGTTGAGAAGCTTTTTCAGGAATACAACAACCCCGGTTCGTTCGCCGTGGCGGTGCTGCTGACGCTGATGGCCCTGTCGACGCTGCTTGGCAAGGTCGTTCTCGAACGCTACATCGCGGCCCAGGATGCCGCCCGCTTTGAAGAAACCACCTGA